In one Hyphomicrobium sp. 99 genomic region, the following are encoded:
- a CDS encoding DUF707 domain-containing protein, translating to MNGLDMTPWRKATLAVVRCGDASLHRSWSGPDRAFDVGVSYFGNNPAKAFPEARFVHRYKGGKWDGLFDFFLKFPDALDAYDYFWFPDDDIAATANDINRLVEIGTAYGLEVFQPALDDESYYSHVITLRHPSFNLRYTNFVEIMAPVISRAVLTRTLPMLDANRSGFGIDFVWPEMAADISGEPIKSTAIVDSVTVRHTRPVGGSLHKFMNEAGGVSAVEEMAKALSIVKGPRNSSIKGVPTPRITIRSGMDRAGNYLQGYALVSRVLLDLLLRHTNRAQPVKFRRVIKLAFA from the coding sequence TTGAACGGGCTCGACATGACACCGTGGCGTAAGGCGACTCTTGCAGTTGTTCGTTGCGGCGACGCCAGTCTTCACAGGAGCTGGTCCGGCCCTGACCGGGCGTTCGACGTTGGCGTCAGCTACTTCGGCAACAACCCTGCTAAAGCCTTTCCTGAAGCGCGCTTCGTTCACCGCTATAAGGGCGGCAAGTGGGACGGACTGTTTGATTTCTTTCTTAAGTTTCCCGATGCCTTGGACGCGTACGATTATTTTTGGTTTCCGGATGATGATATCGCAGCCACCGCCAACGACATTAATCGGCTCGTCGAGATTGGAACTGCATACGGCCTAGAAGTATTCCAGCCGGCACTCGACGATGAATCGTACTATTCGCACGTAATCACCCTTAGACATCCGAGCTTCAATCTAAGGTACACCAACTTCGTTGAGATCATGGCGCCCGTAATAAGCAGGGCGGTGCTGACGAGAACGCTGCCGATGCTCGACGCCAATCGAAGCGGCTTCGGAATTGATTTCGTATGGCCGGAAATGGCTGCCGACATAAGTGGCGAGCCGATCAAGAGTACGGCGATCGTCGACAGCGTCACAGTCCGTCACACGCGCCCTGTCGGCGGGAGTCTTCATAAATTTATGAACGAAGCAGGTGGCGTCAGTGCGGTGGAGGAAATGGCGAAAGCGCTGAGTATTGTGAAGGGACCGCGAAACTCGTCGATAAAGGGCGTTCCTACTCCCCGAATAACCATTCGCTCCGGCATGGACCGGGCTGGAAACTACCTTCAAGGTTATGCCTTGGTCTCGCGTGTCCTTCTTGATCTACTGCTTCGCCATACGAATAGGGCTCAACCGGTTAAGTTTCGGCGCGTAATAAAACTTGCCTTTGCCTGA
- a CDS encoding UDP-galactopyranose mutase encodes MVGAGFAGAVHARELAEAGFEVDVIDKRSHIAGNCYDYVHSCGVRVHKYGPHLFHTSNQKVIDWLSRFTGWLPYEHRVAARLPDERLAPLPVNLDTVNIVFRESLSTPEEVASLLASKVLNRNPILSAEDHLYTHIGPDLTNLFFRPYSLKMWAMDLSETDASVVRRLEIRMDRDDRYFPNDTFQAMPSEGFTRLFERILDHDRIHVRLGESFSADVADAYDECFNSMPIDEFFGFDLGELPYRSIRFHLNEHAAEVTSAPYAVINYTDHGPFTRETWWHRISGHHVRPGPTVLRTVEEPCDYRDNGYERYYPVKTRDGRYDALYRQYAERISSDKRMHFIGRCGTYQYLDMHQVINQSLAHVGKWLERARHDTVA; translated from the coding sequence GTGGTAGGAGCCGGTTTTGCCGGCGCGGTTCATGCCCGAGAATTGGCCGAGGCGGGATTCGAAGTTGATGTAATCGATAAACGTTCCCATATCGCAGGCAATTGCTACGACTACGTTCATAGCTGTGGGGTCAGGGTACACAAATATGGCCCCCATCTTTTTCATACTTCCAATCAAAAAGTTATCGACTGGCTATCGCGATTTACCGGGTGGCTACCGTACGAGCATCGAGTGGCGGCGCGGCTTCCGGATGAGAGGTTGGCGCCACTGCCTGTCAACCTCGATACCGTGAATATCGTGTTCCGTGAAAGCCTATCCACGCCAGAGGAAGTGGCGAGCCTCCTTGCTTCAAAGGTTCTGAACCGAAATCCGATTTTAAGCGCAGAGGACCATCTTTATACTCATATCGGTCCCGATCTCACCAATCTGTTTTTTCGCCCCTATAGTTTGAAGATGTGGGCAATGGACTTGAGCGAAACCGATGCGTCGGTCGTTCGTCGCCTTGAAATTCGCATGGACCGAGACGACCGATATTTTCCGAACGATACCTTTCAAGCTATGCCGAGCGAAGGCTTTACCCGGCTATTTGAACGCATATTGGACCACGATCGGATTCATGTCCGGCTGGGAGAGAGCTTCTCCGCAGATGTCGCTGACGCGTACGATGAATGCTTCAACAGCATGCCGATCGATGAATTCTTCGGATTTGATCTAGGCGAGCTGCCTTACCGTTCGATCCGCTTTCATCTGAATGAGCATGCAGCCGAAGTCACATCGGCGCCGTATGCAGTCATCAACTATACGGATCATGGACCTTTTACGCGCGAAACATGGTGGCACAGGATCTCCGGGCATCACGTCCGGCCCGGTCCCACCGTACTGCGCACGGTGGAGGAGCCGTGCGATTATCGCGATAACGGATATGAGCGCTATTACCCCGTCAAAACGCGCGACGGCCGCTATGACGCCCTATATCGGCAGTATGCGGAGCGCATATCTAGCGATAAGCGAATGCATTTTATCGGCCGGTGTGGCACCTACCAATACTTAGACATGCACCAGGTGATCAACCAATCGCTCGCGCACGTCGGTAAATGGCTTGAACGGGCTCGACATGACACCGTGGCGTAA
- a CDS encoding glycosyltransferase, giving the protein MKVALVHYWLVGMRGGEKVLEALCDIFPDADIFTHVVAPDAISEKLKRHTIKTSFIADLPYARRFYKSYLPLMPMALENLDMRDYDLVISSESGPAKGIIPSPDSLHVCYCHSPMRYIWNMYPDYRASAGALARISMPLLTHYLRTWDESAAHRVDAFLANSHNVASRIKKYYRRDAQVIYPPVEVANFERVPAESVEDYYLMVGELLRYKRPDLAVRAFNKSGMKLVVIGGGEMLGEIRELAKPNVKVLGAQPFSVLRHHYARCRALIFPNEEDFGIVPVEAMASGSPVVAYGRGGALETVIDGRTGTFFHDHDVDALIDAVDRIETMSFDRNAIIAHAETFSVDRFRRETIAAIDAALVENRMARTRHSGGHLETDNRIAEFSTSKVARRVGLRSLDPKESGA; this is encoded by the coding sequence ATGAAGGTCGCGCTAGTGCACTACTGGCTCGTCGGGATGCGAGGCGGCGAGAAAGTGCTCGAGGCGCTGTGCGATATCTTCCCAGACGCCGATATTTTTACGCACGTCGTTGCGCCCGACGCGATTTCGGAGAAGCTGAAGCGCCACACCATCAAAACGAGCTTTATCGCCGACCTTCCGTACGCGCGTAGGTTTTACAAGTCCTACCTGCCGCTTATGCCGATGGCGCTCGAGAATCTTGATATGCGCGATTACGACCTCGTGATCAGCAGTGAGTCCGGGCCGGCGAAAGGCATTATCCCGTCACCGGATTCGTTGCACGTATGTTATTGCCATTCGCCGATGCGCTATATCTGGAACATGTATCCCGACTACCGCGCTTCTGCCGGCGCTTTAGCACGCATCAGTATGCCGTTGCTCACACACTACCTTCGCACTTGGGATGAAAGCGCAGCGCATCGCGTGGACGCCTTCCTCGCCAACTCGCACAACGTCGCGTCTCGGATAAAGAAATACTATCGCCGCGACGCCCAGGTCATATATCCGCCGGTCGAAGTCGCCAACTTTGAACGCGTCCCGGCCGAATCCGTCGAAGACTATTATTTGATGGTGGGCGAGCTCCTCCGCTACAAGCGTCCCGATCTCGCCGTCCGGGCCTTCAACAAAAGCGGTATGAAGCTCGTCGTCATCGGTGGCGGCGAAATGCTCGGCGAAATCCGCGAGCTTGCGAAGCCGAACGTAAAGGTTCTTGGGGCGCAACCCTTCTCTGTGCTTCGTCATCACTACGCGCGGTGCCGTGCACTCATTTTTCCGAATGAAGAAGATTTCGGCATCGTCCCCGTGGAGGCAATGGCGAGTGGAAGCCCTGTCGTTGCCTATGGCCGCGGGGGTGCGCTGGAAACGGTAATTGATGGACGGACGGGAACGTTCTTTCACGATCACGATGTCGACGCCCTGATTGATGCTGTTGACCGCATCGAAACGATGTCTTTTGACCGCAACGCTATCATCGCGCACGCGGAAACGTTCAGTGTCGACCGTTTCAGGCGCGAGACCATCGCCGCGATCGATGCGGCGCTCGTTGAAAACCGCATGGCCCGAACACGCCACTCCGGAGGCCATCTGGAGACGGATAACCGGATTGCTGAATTCTCGACAAGCAAAGTGGCACGGCGCGTGGGGTTACGCAGTCTGGACCCGAAGGAAAGCGGCGCCTAA
- a CDS encoding lipopolysaccharide biosynthesis protein: MLAMKAVKGGGWLVFSRFLGRAIDLLTLLVLARILTPADFGIAAIATSLVAIVDTVLELPVMQLLMRLREVDKSHVDTGFTLSFLRSALIAMLFIVTAHPLSQLYGDPRLAPVLMTMAIGPIAKGLASPNMVAFGRELSFQPIFAGEFVAKLTGAAFAIATVFLGGGYWAIVVNSVAASVAGVIASYVLAPYRPHLSLAKFGDFSGFIGWFSGSQILSAFIWQFDRILLGKFVDKATLGQYTLASDLSNFPAQSLIGPATQPLIVAFAKISLDPERLRIAFLKATRFAMLISAPICMGISQTADLSVALLLGPQWHDAAPLLQILAPTFLAIPYNQTLSAFSLAVNKPVIVFYVNVIDIVARIILIPLGLYLYSVHGVTAARGLIAAIMFVVYLIYSRRVSGISVADQLKNLWKIAVALAAMAATVFIFRGSVGPLHLNIFVELVSTALIGASVYIGVLYACGLRLAAGKNHLQLVDV, encoded by the coding sequence ATGCTTGCGATGAAGGCTGTCAAAGGCGGAGGGTGGCTCGTCTTCTCACGCTTCCTTGGTCGAGCGATCGATCTGCTGACGCTCCTGGTCTTGGCCCGGATACTCACTCCCGCCGATTTCGGAATCGCAGCTATCGCCACGTCGCTCGTCGCGATCGTGGACACGGTCCTGGAACTTCCAGTAATGCAGCTGCTCATGCGGCTCAGGGAGGTTGACAAGTCGCACGTCGATACCGGGTTTACTCTGAGCTTTCTTCGCAGCGCTTTGATAGCGATGCTCTTCATAGTGACGGCGCACCCATTGTCTCAACTATACGGCGATCCTCGTTTGGCGCCCGTGTTGATGACGATGGCGATCGGACCCATCGCCAAGGGCCTGGCCAGTCCAAATATGGTGGCCTTCGGTCGCGAACTCAGCTTTCAGCCGATATTCGCAGGTGAATTTGTTGCGAAACTGACGGGGGCAGCGTTTGCAATCGCGACTGTATTTTTGGGTGGAGGATATTGGGCAATCGTTGTCAATTCAGTGGCGGCGTCGGTAGCAGGCGTCATCGCATCCTATGTGCTTGCACCATACAGACCCCACCTCTCGCTTGCGAAATTCGGTGATTTCTCCGGCTTCATAGGGTGGTTCAGCGGCTCCCAGATTTTATCGGCGTTTATCTGGCAGTTCGACCGCATCCTGCTCGGAAAATTTGTCGATAAAGCAACGCTCGGGCAGTACACTTTGGCCAGCGACTTATCCAATTTCCCCGCGCAGAGCTTGATCGGACCGGCTACTCAGCCGCTGATTGTGGCGTTCGCGAAGATCAGTCTCGATCCCGAGAGATTGAGGATCGCCTTCCTTAAAGCTACGCGCTTCGCGATGTTAATCTCGGCACCGATATGTATGGGAATTTCGCAAACGGCGGATCTATCCGTCGCACTGCTCCTTGGTCCCCAATGGCACGATGCTGCGCCATTGCTCCAAATATTGGCGCCGACGTTTCTGGCGATCCCCTATAACCAAACGCTGAGTGCGTTCAGTCTTGCGGTCAATAAGCCCGTCATCGTGTTCTACGTAAATGTGATCGATATCGTGGCACGGATTATACTGATCCCGCTTGGACTCTATTTGTACTCGGTCCACGGCGTAACCGCGGCACGCGGACTGATCGCGGCAATCATGTTTGTCGTATATCTGATTTATTCCCGTCGTGTGTCGGGGATCAGCGTGGCGGATCAGTTGAAAAACTTATGGAAGATCGCTGTCGCTTTAGCAGCAATGGCTGCTACGGTGTTCATCTTCCGCGGCTCCGTCGGGCCGCTTCACCTCAACATCTTCGTCGAACTCGTTTCAACCGCATTAATCGGCGCGTCGGTTTATATCGGTGTTCTCTACGCGTGCGGATTGAGGCTTGCTGCGGGGAAAAACCACCTTCAATTGGTCGACGTCTAG
- a CDS encoding exopolysaccharide transport family protein, translating to MTSSSEFPNNARNASNYPARPPEAGFSPDANNPTAMHAISARDIFRFIERNWRMFALFSAAAIFLAIVGTSMVSPSFTASATVMFEPNANSALVNEDRGQTVETSARIDSQVEIIKSGRVATAVVQSLSLDKDPSFVGRQGTAASQDQQANIEKAVVALTNKLNVRRIGQSTALEISFASGSAEKAALIANAVAQGYIDVALQDKSGAAQKGASWLEKRLDYLRGQAFNALQEVENFKSVGSGSPADSRVKLAELESVAQSYRQMYDSFLLKYFQTEQLVSYPVADARLLSSATPGLAEKSPKKAAIIVFAAFAGALAGGALALLRQSLNHTIRSPAFLLSDERARYCGAVIHAGKMKTLSSARGKGRILRILTAIKAYALSPPQREDLRLDALINLPPLRVSNDLRRVRSAIFSALPPTKARIIGVSSIERGEGKTAIAANFSALCAASGYRTLLIDACAYNPSASRILAPDASLGLYDAVRAHQSPQRFAITGLPQGFSFLPIGALTTSQSLADLVDGGRDRLGLDELRSAYDIVVIDLPTLSESSDAVSLSRWLDGIILVVQHAHTRQDKYREELGWLASAGTPYVGCVMNKADPDLGKDA from the coding sequence ATGACGAGTTCGTCAGAATTTCCAAACAATGCCCGCAACGCGTCCAATTATCCGGCTAGACCGCCGGAAGCCGGGTTTTCTCCGGACGCCAATAATCCAACGGCGATGCACGCGATTAGCGCGCGGGACATCTTCCGGTTTATCGAACGAAACTGGCGGATGTTCGCGCTGTTTAGTGCAGCGGCGATATTTTTGGCGATCGTCGGGACGTCTATGGTGTCTCCGAGCTTCACGGCAAGTGCGACGGTGATGTTTGAGCCGAATGCTAATTCGGCCTTGGTCAATGAAGATCGTGGGCAAACCGTCGAAACGAGCGCACGAATTGACAGCCAAGTTGAGATCATCAAATCCGGAAGAGTAGCCACGGCGGTTGTTCAGTCTCTTTCGCTCGATAAGGATCCTTCTTTCGTCGGGCGGCAGGGGACGGCGGCTTCGCAGGACCAGCAGGCAAACATCGAGAAGGCGGTCGTTGCGCTGACGAACAAGTTGAATGTCAGGCGGATCGGCCAGTCGACGGCACTGGAAATATCATTTGCGTCAGGTAGCGCCGAGAAAGCCGCACTGATCGCCAACGCCGTAGCGCAGGGCTACATTGACGTCGCTCTTCAGGACAAGTCGGGTGCGGCCCAGAAGGGGGCTAGCTGGCTGGAAAAGCGCTTGGACTATCTTCGCGGCCAAGCCTTCAACGCGCTCCAGGAGGTCGAGAACTTCAAATCGGTAGGCAGTGGATCGCCGGCTGACTCACGTGTCAAGCTCGCAGAGCTTGAAAGCGTCGCGCAGAGCTATCGGCAGATGTACGATAGTTTCCTTTTGAAGTATTTCCAGACCGAGCAGCTCGTCTCGTATCCGGTTGCGGATGCTCGGCTTCTTTCCTCCGCAACGCCAGGTTTGGCGGAGAAGTCTCCGAAGAAAGCGGCAATCATCGTTTTTGCCGCGTTCGCGGGAGCACTTGCAGGGGGCGCTCTGGCGCTGTTACGTCAGTCGCTCAACCATACCATCCGATCGCCAGCGTTTCTTCTTTCCGATGAGCGCGCGAGGTATTGTGGCGCCGTCATACACGCCGGGAAGATGAAAACGCTGTCGAGCGCGCGCGGCAAGGGCCGAATCTTGCGCATCCTGACTGCTATCAAAGCATATGCGTTGAGCCCTCCCCAACGAGAGGATCTGCGGCTTGACGCTTTAATCAATCTCCCGCCGCTGCGCGTGAGCAACGATCTGAGGCGCGTGCGATCGGCAATTTTTTCGGCATTGCCTCCTACGAAGGCCAGAATTATTGGGGTCTCGTCGATCGAGCGCGGCGAAGGGAAAACGGCAATAGCAGCGAACTTCTCAGCGCTTTGCGCCGCAAGCGGATATCGCACGCTACTCATTGATGCATGCGCCTACAATCCGAGTGCGAGCCGGATTCTTGCCCCGGACGCATCGCTCGGATTGTACGATGCAGTGCGAGCTCATCAGAGCCCGCAAAGATTTGCGATTACGGGTCTTCCGCAAGGATTCTCCTTTTTACCGATCGGTGCTTTGACGACTTCGCAAAGTCTCGCCGACTTGGTTGATGGCGGCCGCGATCGTTTAGGTCTCGATGAGCTGCGGTCCGCATACGACATCGTCGTTATCGATCTGCCGACACTGTCGGAGAGCTCCGACGCCGTTTCACTCTCCCGATGGCTTGATGGCATCATTCTGGTGGTGCAGCACGCGCACACGCGCCAGGATAAATACCGGGAAGAACTTGGCTGGTTGGCTTCGGCGGGAACTCCGTATGTGGGCTGCGTCATGAACAAAGCTGATCCTGACCTCGGCAAGGATGCATGA
- a CDS encoding glycoside hydrolase family 16 protein has protein sequence MQEDFNEESIAAHRIGPARWTAHTPWNGDFGDAGFANPGPGGPFSVKDGVLSITAAKGKDGRWSSGLIAAADASGAGFGTRYGYFEARMKMPPGPGTWPAFWLAALKPVGSSDGSLEIDVVEYYGQFTASYQATVQVWYKDQEKHRAESKQIDVADNSLVGDFHTFGVDLSPQAIIFFLDGKQVWTQPTPPELTTPMYPLVNLALGSGWPIDRTPNPSTLLVDYVHVYGRDAGPPEGCTPGLPH, from the coding sequence ATGCAGGAAGACTTCAATGAAGAAAGCATCGCGGCCCATCGCATCGGCCCAGCTCGTTGGACCGCTCACACTCCCTGGAACGGTGATTTCGGAGACGCCGGATTTGCAAACCCAGGACCGGGTGGTCCGTTCAGTGTCAAAGATGGGGTTCTCTCGATCACGGCTGCAAAGGGAAAAGATGGGCGATGGAGCTCAGGGCTCATTGCTGCTGCCGACGCCTCGGGGGCGGGATTTGGAACGCGTTACGGATATTTTGAAGCGCGCATGAAGATGCCTCCAGGGCCAGGGACTTGGCCTGCATTTTGGCTAGCAGCGCTAAAGCCGGTCGGCAGCTCGGATGGGAGCTTGGAAATCGACGTCGTAGAGTACTATGGCCAGTTTACAGCGTCCTACCAAGCCACCGTTCAGGTCTGGTACAAAGACCAAGAGAAACATAGAGCCGAAAGCAAACAGATCGACGTAGCGGACAATTCTCTGGTCGGTGACTTTCATACCTTCGGCGTGGACTTGTCCCCCCAAGCGATAATCTTCTTCCTCGACGGAAAGCAAGTCTGGACCCAGCCAACGCCGCCTGAACTTACCACTCCCATGTATCCGCTCGTCAATCTTGCACTCGGAAGCGGCTGGCCGATTGATCGGACTCCAAATCCGTCGACGCTTCTTGTTGACTACGTGCATGTCTACGGAAGGGACGCTGGTCCGCCGGAAGGCTGCACGCCCGGCCTTCCTCACTGA
- a CDS encoding glycosyltransferase family 1 protein, whose translation MSHQAGASEWSINGRFFSQKTTGVQRYASEIVAAIDTLDDLRPGEATMFIANSAPAPIALNSIELCAVGQSANQIWEQWQLPRSTSKPILNLCNRGIIAAKQQTICIHDTNVFTCPESYSRQFRLFYKALLPFFARRASRLTTVSSYSADELSTRFDIPRERITVLYNGHEHAFRWRAANSDIMRRFRFDRPFVLTIGSQAKHKNIGMLMGLADALDDMGVDLAVAGGSGGIFADDANRKQANVRLLGYVSDDDLAALLSNALCLAFPSLTEGFGLPLVEAMALGCPVISSNSACMPEICGDAALFADPTDPSSWRRQIKTLLDSKSLQGELSSRGRLHVRRFSWRQSAAGYLGLMRSLS comes from the coding sequence ATGTCCCACCAAGCTGGTGCCTCCGAGTGGTCAATTAATGGCCGGTTCTTCAGCCAAAAAACAACTGGGGTGCAGCGCTACGCATCGGAGATCGTTGCCGCGATCGACACGCTCGACGATCTCAGGCCCGGCGAAGCAACGATGTTCATCGCGAACAGCGCGCCGGCGCCTATCGCTCTCAATAGTATTGAACTCTGTGCCGTAGGCCAGTCGGCAAATCAGATATGGGAGCAGTGGCAATTGCCGCGCTCAACATCGAAGCCAATACTCAATCTGTGTAACCGCGGGATAATCGCAGCGAAGCAACAGACAATATGCATACACGATACGAACGTCTTCACCTGCCCAGAGAGCTACAGCCGCCAGTTTCGCCTTTTCTACAAAGCCTTGCTTCCGTTTTTTGCGCGCAGGGCGTCACGATTGACGACGGTATCGAGCTACTCGGCCGACGAGCTCAGCACACGTTTCGACATCCCCCGAGAGCGGATAACCGTGCTGTACAACGGACACGAGCACGCCTTCCGCTGGCGCGCCGCAAACTCCGATATCATGCGAAGGTTTCGATTTGATCGTCCTTTCGTTCTCACCATTGGAAGTCAGGCGAAGCACAAGAACATCGGGATGCTCATGGGGCTTGCCGACGCGCTCGATGATATGGGAGTGGATCTCGCCGTCGCTGGCGGAAGCGGCGGCATTTTTGCCGATGATGCGAATAGGAAACAGGCCAACGTTCGTTTGCTCGGATACGTATCTGATGACGACCTCGCGGCGCTGTTGTCGAATGCTTTATGCTTGGCTTTTCCCTCGCTGACGGAGGGCTTCGGGCTGCCACTTGTGGAAGCGATGGCGCTTGGATGTCCGGTAATATCCTCAAACTCTGCGTGCATGCCCGAAATTTGCGGCGACGCCGCGTTGTTCGCGGATCCGACGGACCCTTCTTCTTGGCGACGTCAAATCAAAACGCTTCTCGACTCAAAGTCACTTCAAGGGGAACTTAGCTCGAGAGGCCGACTTCATGTGCGCCGCTTTTCTTGGCGCCAGTCGGCAGCAGGCTACCTCGGGCTGATGCGATCACTGAGTTGA
- a CDS encoding glycosyltransferase, which produces MGRNCIAYVSDLNYLVPTFVSALQARSFSRPETDVVIVLSEKPKDSQLLDACKEYNIGILDASDVLDARLRDLNESAFAGRIPATAMGRLLLGEILPNKYEQVIYLDGDTQIVASLNELEDYKVPPGKFLASLDYVAISDILFDRSFSVYFNSGVLKFNREGWIGPEAFEYYRLNGSSVNLHDQGALNAVAAASLVLISNRWNFPKQFLHLLSDNRPAIIHFTAHPKPWDGVFFPWGKAQHQIYREVLSKHPFLKDYLPKISLARLVAYKFRSIRESISSLLSQVENKRLQKNIKKLFLEESFPL; this is translated from the coding sequence ATGGGCCGGAATTGCATAGCCTACGTTAGCGATCTTAACTATCTTGTACCCACGTTCGTTTCCGCGCTACAGGCCCGATCATTTTCACGCCCAGAAACTGACGTCGTAATTGTTTTGAGCGAGAAGCCCAAAGACAGCCAATTACTCGACGCCTGCAAAGAATATAACATAGGTATATTGGACGCGAGCGACGTCCTAGATGCTCGATTGCGCGATCTCAACGAGAGTGCATTTGCTGGTCGCATCCCTGCGACCGCCATGGGACGATTGCTATTGGGAGAAATACTCCCAAATAAATACGAGCAAGTCATATATTTAGACGGCGACACACAAATAGTTGCCTCCCTCAATGAATTAGAAGATTACAAGGTTCCTCCCGGAAAGTTTTTGGCGTCGCTTGACTACGTTGCGATAAGCGACATTCTTTTCGATAGATCGTTTTCAGTATATTTCAACTCGGGAGTTTTGAAATTTAATCGAGAAGGATGGATAGGGCCCGAAGCTTTTGAGTACTATAGATTAAACGGCTCTTCCGTAAATTTACACGATCAAGGCGCCCTGAACGCGGTGGCCGCCGCCTCGCTGGTACTTATTTCAAATAGGTGGAATTTCCCGAAGCAGTTTCTACATCTGCTTAGCGACAATCGCCCGGCAATTATTCATTTCACCGCCCATCCGAAGCCGTGGGACGGTGTTTTCTTCCCGTGGGGCAAGGCTCAGCATCAAATATACCGAGAGGTTCTGTCCAAGCATCCTTTTCTAAAGGACTATCTTCCGAAAATATCCCTGGCGAGGTTGGTAGCGTATAAATTCAGATCTATTAGAGAGAGTATTTCGAGTCTGCTTTCTCAAGTGGAAAATAAGAGATTGCAGAAAAACATCAAAAAATTATTCCTAGAAGAATCTTTTCCATTGTGA
- a CDS encoding glycosyltransferase: MLTTLSPLNAEIARNLFPDTKVEVVNFGIPSENPIAPSVRSAKPIRVVAVGNDVHRDWSTLVSALSPMTDVELEILSGRAPRTLLHGTSNVSLRSARTNLELSSAYARATVAVVPLLPNFHASGITAIQEAVLAGVPVIAADVGGLRSYFSDDEITFVPPEDAAALRSAVAFVASNGERASEQVRRAQDRIEKGGLNLQAYIARHVELSEKLLVGAPRTGLSSANSLKQYSAI, translated from the coding sequence GTGCTAACCACTCTTTCCCCGCTTAACGCGGAGATCGCCCGAAATCTATTTCCGGATACGAAGGTCGAAGTGGTGAATTTCGGAATTCCGTCCGAAAATCCGATTGCTCCTTCGGTGCGTAGCGCCAAGCCCATACGCGTGGTAGCGGTCGGCAACGATGTCCATCGAGATTGGAGTACGCTTGTCAGCGCACTCTCCCCCATGACGGACGTCGAGCTAGAAATATTGTCGGGCAGAGCGCCGCGCACGTTACTGCACGGGACATCTAACGTTTCGCTTCGCAGTGCGCGGACTAATCTCGAATTGTCTAGCGCGTATGCGAGAGCCACCGTTGCGGTCGTTCCGCTTCTACCCAATTTCCACGCCAGCGGAATCACCGCCATACAAGAGGCAGTGCTTGCCGGCGTTCCCGTGATCGCAGCGGACGTGGGCGGACTACGGTCCTATTTTAGCGACGACGAAATTACTTTTGTTCCGCCGGAAGATGCCGCCGCGCTACGCTCTGCGGTTGCTTTCGTAGCATCGAATGGCGAGAGAGCCTCTGAGCAGGTCAGGCGCGCCCAGGATCGCATCGAAAAAGGGGGCTTAAATCTTCAGGCCTACATTGCACGCCACGTCGAACTCAGTGAAAAGCTGTTAGTGGGAGCCCCGCGCACGGGCCTTTCTTCGGCCAATTCGCTGAAACAATACTCCGCCATTTAA
- a CDS encoding glycosyltransferase family 2 protein — translation MIIATSGRPDVVSKTLAILERQTVQAHEFIISCVSDSDVGAIPPHLKVKIVKGAAGLTRQRNAGLRSVSAESDIVVFFDDDFVPDFHWIEAAENYFAAHADVACLTGALIADGINGRGLTFDDALRLIESNEPSNNSLALPGYSPYGCNMAFRRSAIRSEFFDERLVLYAWQEDRDFGARVAKHGNLVKIGAAKGVHLGLKKARISGVKLGYSQVINPFYLWQKGTMSTFDVLSHVGGNMIANIVRSFRPEPYIDRIGRLRGNAIAFCDLARGRITPERAAAL, via the coding sequence GTGATAATCGCAACATCGGGACGTCCCGATGTTGTTTCAAAGACCTTAGCGATCCTCGAGCGGCAAACCGTTCAGGCCCACGAATTTATTATTTCCTGCGTCAGCGATTCCGACGTCGGCGCGATTCCACCTCACCTCAAAGTGAAAATCGTGAAGGGCGCCGCCGGCCTCACCAGACAACGCAATGCCGGTCTGCGAAGCGTATCCGCGGAATCTGATATCGTGGTTTTTTTCGACGATGATTTCGTGCCCGACTTCCATTGGATCGAGGCCGCCGAAAATTATTTCGCAGCACATGCCGACGTCGCTTGCCTGACCGGCGCGTTGATCGCCGACGGTATCAACGGCCGCGGACTGACTTTCGATGATGCCCTACGGCTGATTGAATCGAACGAGCCTTCCAATAACTCTTTGGCCCTTCCGGGTTATAGTCCATACGGCTGCAATATGGCGTTCAGAAGAAGCGCCATTCGCTCCGAATTTTTCGACGAACGCCTCGTCCTGTATGCATGGCAAGAGGACCGCGATTTCGGCGCACGCGTGGCCAAACATGGCAATCTAGTTAAGATTGGCGCGGCCAAAGGCGTTCATCTCGGTTTAAAGAAAGCGCGCATTTCAGGAGTGAAGCTCGGCTATTCGCAAGTCATCAACCCTTTCTATCTTTGGCAAAAGGGGACGATGTCGACCTTCGACGTCCTCAGTCACGTCGGCGGGAATATGATAGCCAACATCGTCCGTTCATTCCGCCCTGAACCCTACATCGACAGGATCGGACGTCTTCGGGGTAACGCTATTGCCTTTTGCGATTTAGCTCGAGGCCGAATTACGCCGGAACGCGCGGCGGCATTGTGA